From Triticum urartu cultivar G1812 chromosome 2, Tu2.1, whole genome shotgun sequence, a single genomic window includes:
- the LOC125540038 gene encoding uncharacterized protein LOC125540038, whose protein sequence is MARCPVAAHAQATVEPGGHGCGRGRSAGRRGRATGRGGSNIGCAPVSDHVAACRVPAAGGEPLDRRRGVSRRVPAAGAEPIPRHGRGARQMPAVGRGAIPRSSGRGVRGCVPGRGANSGHAAAAIHVSAPGHSAGPRYAAAPRRVLVPGITRRYVPRQPVGGPPRSRTSDGWFPFLSSTVAAVNRRKRKMCVEFRRTRYEEHVVDGPLPKDWHGFSVYVSVEVIGVDRNRWKKRKVSIKLRRPGCEEIVVQGPLPKDWQGFSVKFAESLKACYADRSYYGPPDFLCQYCGASFWFAECSKSRSSWTHRKMVYNHCCKGAKCCIPLSSRSGDCLTRIYLSSGEGVTMVMADLQALVVGSRNLTICVYVSRIWQHRGSTHNSPMKDTDMVLLDAQGQPRLC, encoded by the exons ATGGCGCGTTGTCCGGTTGCGGCTCATGCTCAAGCCACGGTTGAGCCTGGTGGTCATGGCTGTGGCCGTGGGCGGTCTGCTGGTCGTCGTGGACGAGCCACTGGCCGTGGAGGTTCTAATATAGGGTGTGCCCCTGTTTCTGATCATGTCGCTGCTTGCCGGGTTCCTGCCGCTGGAGGTGAGCCTCTTGACAGGCGTAGGGGTGTGAGTCGGCGGGTGCCTGCTGCTGGAGCTGAGCCCATACCCAGGCATGGGCGTGGCGCTCGGCAGATGCCTGCTGTTGGGCGTGGCGCCATACCTCGGTCAAGTGGTAGGGGTGTTCGTGGCTGTGTCCCTGGTCGCGGTGCTAATTCTGGGCATGCAGCCGCTGCTATACATGTGTCTGCCCCTGGTCATTCTGCTGGTCCTAGGTACGCCGCCGCTCCTAGGCGTGTGTTGGTCCCTGGGATTACTAGACGTTACGTGCCACGCCAGCCTGTTGGGGGTCCTCCTCGAAGCCGTACAA GTGATGGCTGGTTTCCTTTTCTGAGCTCGACCGTGGCTGCGGTAAATCGCAGAAAACGGAAAATGTGTGTTGAGTTTCGGCGCACTAGATACGAAG AACATGTCGTTGATGGGCCTTTGCCGAAGGATTGGCATGGTTTCTCGGTTTATGTCAGTGTGGAGGTGATCGGGGTAGACCGCAACAGATGGAAAAAACGGAAAGTGTCCATTAAATTGCGGCGTCCTGGATGCGAAG AGATTGTTGTTCAAGGGCCTTTGCCAAAGGATTGGCAAGGTTTCTCAGTCAAGTTTGCCGAGTCCCTTAAAG CTTGCTATGCAGATAGGTCATACTACGGCCCTCCGGATTTCTTGTGCCAATACTGTGGTGCCTCCTTTTGGTTTGCTGAGTGTTCAAAGTCCAGGTCATCCTGGACACATCGTAAGATGGTTTATAATCATTGTTGTAAAGGCGCTAAG TGTTGTATACCGTTGAGTTCCAGAAGCGGGGACTGCCTCACGCGCATATACTTGTCTAGCGGAGAGGGGGTAACG ATGGTGATGGCTGATCTGCAGGCTCTTGTTGTGGGGAGCAGGAACCTAACCATCTGTGTGTATGTTTCGCGTATCTGGCAGCATCGTGGATCCACTCATAACAGTCCTATGAAAGACACCGACATGGTCCTTTTGGATGCCCAAG GGCAACCACGTCTATGTTGA